The proteins below are encoded in one region of Tessaracoccus aquimaris:
- a CDS encoding Gfo/Idh/MocA family oxidoreductase has translation MHLPVIQRNRADVDLVALVELSRARLDTIAERHGVPADGRFTSLDDLVAAIDRGDLAVDAAIIATGGGHTDEALALVRAGVKVLVEKPLGWSGHDLDTLEEGLAEIGRSPRNGCGSAT, from the coding sequence GTGCACCTTCCCGTCATCCAGCGCAACCGCGCCGACGTCGACCTGGTGGCCCTCGTCGAACTGTCCCGCGCGCGGCTCGACACCATCGCCGAGCGGCACGGCGTGCCTGCCGACGGCCGGTTCACCAGTCTCGACGACCTCGTCGCGGCCATCGACAGGGGCGACCTCGCCGTCGACGCGGCCATCATCGCCACCGGAGGCGGCCACACCGACGAGGCGCTCGCCCTGGTGCGCGCGGGGGTCAAGGTGCTCGTCGAGAAGCCGCTCGGCTGGAGCGGGCACGACCTGGACACTCTGGAGGAGGGCCTCGCCGAGATCGGCCGCTCCCCGAGGAATGGCTGCGGATCGGCTACATGA
- a CDS encoding extracellular solute-binding protein, with protein sequence MVNAIAGGKNAAEAEWIESYVIPKFVEAQKAKGVEVDVKFEPQGVDDEDYKTKIALDLSSKKGADVLGIDGIWTGEFAQAGYIKPLNQVAKDADSWDGWEQMTDAVQQALSFDGERYGVPQGSDGRVIYYNKTLFEKAGLPTDWQPTSWDEILEAGRALKKVDGVTPIQLNAGTAMGEATSMQGYLPMLMGTNQKLWADGKWYGDTQGMRDVLGLYKTIYIDEGLGDPILQQEASGRDTSFAEFAAGKIGILFEGDYFWRSVINPAEGVGTAPMADRDTVVGYAKIPAMKPGSGINGQDFVSMSGGTGRVLNPNSKNPDLAWELLAFMNSPEAFEARAAGTLSISPRKDVNDKLLASDKMLTFVNTEVLPITAYRPGLAEYPEVSAKLQQATLDVVSGTSPEDAAKSFADALPSIVGGEDNIAQG encoded by the coding sequence ATGGTCAACGCCATCGCTGGCGGCAAGAACGCGGCTGAGGCCGAATGGATCGAGTCGTACGTCATCCCCAAGTTCGTCGAGGCACAGAAGGCCAAGGGCGTCGAGGTCGACGTCAAGTTCGAGCCCCAGGGCGTCGACGACGAGGACTACAAGACCAAGATCGCCCTGGACCTCAGCTCCAAGAAGGGCGCCGACGTGCTCGGCATCGACGGCATCTGGACGGGCGAGTTCGCCCAGGCCGGCTACATCAAGCCGCTGAACCAGGTGGCGAAGGACGCCGACAGCTGGGACGGCTGGGAGCAGATGACCGACGCCGTGCAGCAGGCGCTGTCCTTCGACGGCGAGCGCTACGGCGTCCCGCAGGGCTCCGACGGCCGCGTCATCTACTACAACAAGACGCTGTTCGAGAAGGCCGGCCTGCCGACCGACTGGCAGCCCACCTCCTGGGACGAGATCCTCGAGGCCGGCCGCGCGCTGAAGAAGGTCGACGGCGTCACGCCGATCCAGCTCAACGCTGGCACCGCGATGGGTGAGGCCACCAGCATGCAGGGCTACCTGCCGATGCTGATGGGCACCAACCAGAAGCTGTGGGCCGACGGCAAGTGGTACGGCGACACGCAGGGCATGCGCGACGTGCTCGGCCTGTACAAGACCATCTACATCGACGAGGGCCTCGGCGACCCGATCCTCCAGCAGGAGGCCTCCGGCCGCGACACCTCGTTCGCCGAGTTCGCCGCAGGCAAGATCGGCATCCTGTTCGAGGGCGACTACTTCTGGCGCTCCGTGATCAACCCCGCTGAGGGCGTCGGCACCGCGCCGATGGCCGACCGCGACACCGTCGTCGGCTACGCCAAGATCCCCGCCATGAAGCCCGGCTCCGGCATCAACGGCCAGGACTTCGTCTCGATGTCCGGCGGCACCGGCCGCGTGCTGAACCCGAACTCCAAGAACCCCGACCTCGCGTGGGAGCTCCTGGCGTTCATGAACTCGCCCGAGGCCTTCGAGGCTCGCGCGGCTGGCACCCTGTCGATCTCGCCCCGCAAGGACGTCAACGACAAGCTGCTCGCCTCCGACAAGATGCTGACCTTCGTCAACACCGAGGTCCTCCCGATCACGGCATACCGTCCAGGCCTTGCCGAGTACCCCGAGGTCTCCGCGAAGCTGCAGCAGGCGACCCTCGACGTCGTCTCCGGCACCTCCCCCGAAGACGCCGCCAAGTCCTTCGCCGACGCGCTCCCGAGCATCGTGGGTGGCGAAGACAACATCGCTCAGGGCTGA
- a CDS encoding ROK family transcriptional regulator: protein MRPGASLSHVSQYNENAVIHALRVLGPTSQTDIAAQTGLSIPAVSSIVRNLRHLGYLTELRTESVGRGRPRVIVDLEPTANYAVGLHIDPAIMSAVVLDLRGQVVLDGTSESIDPNDPSSSLDEAANLINQLVDASGIDRTRLLGACAAVPGPLDDRTGSITDTVWLPGWAGIAIGEALTRRLGTTVPVVKDTFAAVTGEAWVRGGSMIDSTVVFVYLGTGTGLGLSLNGEPVRGASGNAGEIGRMLVSLGREELRGMDNDPFILVQEAHEQGILASPPPTRWELRQLEEQFRELCRLALDGNTPAEAILRNAGRRIAEMVVMTAEVFDADTVVYGGPNWVHVRPFYEDAAIAALARPSARGPHPVEVLSTAMGTEVGAIGAACAVLDARFVPRLPSRR from the coding sequence ATGCGACCAGGCGCCAGCCTCTCGCACGTCAGCCAGTACAACGAGAACGCCGTCATCCACGCGCTCCGAGTGCTCGGCCCGACGAGCCAGACCGACATTGCCGCACAGACCGGCCTGTCGATCCCAGCTGTCTCCTCCATCGTCCGCAACCTCCGGCACCTCGGTTACCTGACCGAACTGCGCACCGAGTCCGTCGGCCGCGGCCGCCCCCGTGTCATCGTCGACCTGGAACCGACGGCCAACTACGCCGTCGGCCTGCATATCGACCCCGCCATCATGTCGGCGGTCGTGCTCGACCTACGCGGCCAGGTGGTGCTCGACGGCACCAGCGAGTCCATCGACCCCAACGACCCGAGCAGTTCGCTGGACGAGGCGGCCAACCTCATCAACCAACTGGTCGACGCTTCCGGCATCGACCGGACGAGACTGCTGGGCGCCTGCGCTGCGGTGCCCGGTCCCCTCGACGACCGCACGGGGTCCATCACCGACACCGTCTGGCTGCCCGGCTGGGCGGGCATCGCGATCGGCGAGGCGCTCACCCGCAGGCTCGGCACCACCGTCCCCGTCGTCAAGGACACCTTCGCCGCGGTCACCGGTGAGGCGTGGGTGCGTGGCGGGTCGATGATCGACTCGACCGTGGTGTTCGTCTACCTCGGCACCGGCACCGGCCTGGGGCTGTCGCTCAACGGCGAACCCGTGCGCGGCGCCTCCGGCAACGCGGGCGAGATCGGCCGGATGCTCGTCTCGCTCGGCCGCGAGGAACTGCGCGGCATGGACAACGACCCGTTCATCCTCGTGCAGGAAGCCCACGAACAGGGCATCCTCGCCTCGCCTCCCCCGACGCGCTGGGAGCTTCGCCAACTCGAGGAACAGTTCCGCGAACTGTGCCGACTCGCCCTCGACGGCAACACGCCCGCCGAGGCGATCCTGCGCAACGCGGGCAGGCGCATCGCCGAGATGGTGGTCATGACTGCGGAGGTCTTCGACGCCGACACGGTCGTCTACGGCGGCCCCAACTGGGTCCATGTCCGGCCCTTCTACGAGGACGCTGCGATCGCGGCGCTCGCCCGCCCCTCGGCACGCGGCCCGCACCCCGTCGAGGTGCTGTCAACGGCAATGGGCACCGAGGTCGGTGCCATCGGTGCCGCCTGCGCGGTGCTGGACGCGAGGTTCGTGCCTCGGCTTCCTAGCCGTCGCTGA
- a CDS encoding ABC transporter ATP-binding protein: MTSTITTTALVKQYPNGVRGVDGVDIEIGEGEFFALLGPSGCGKTTLLRSIAGLETITEGTLQIGGEEMTHREPGERGVAMVFQDYALFPHMDVSDNIAYPLRIRKVAKDERKAIAADTAGKLSLEHLLERRPGQLSGGQQQRVALARAIATRPQVLLLDEPLSNLDARLRLEARSFLKELQRELGVTSVFVTHDQSEALALADRMAVMKEGKIQQIGTPREVFHAPANTFVASFIGSHPMNLLDGVVENGRVRVLGTQLDVQPDTAPQLREGQKVVVGARPEYISWSPTPVDGAVEAEVSTIENLGASALLTARVGDDRLQAVVDEEPLPEPGQRAWFSIPVSKTMVFDTESGLRIGGDEL, translated from the coding sequence ATGACCTCGACCATCACGACCACTGCGCTCGTCAAGCAATACCCCAACGGGGTGCGCGGCGTCGACGGTGTCGACATCGAGATCGGGGAGGGTGAGTTCTTCGCGCTGCTCGGCCCCTCCGGCTGCGGCAAGACCACCCTGCTGCGTTCCATCGCCGGCCTCGAGACCATCACCGAGGGCACGCTGCAGATCGGCGGTGAGGAGATGACCCACCGCGAACCGGGCGAGCGTGGCGTCGCCATGGTGTTCCAGGACTACGCCCTGTTCCCACACATGGACGTCTCGGACAACATCGCCTACCCGCTGCGGATCCGCAAGGTCGCCAAGGATGAGCGCAAGGCCATCGCGGCGGACACCGCGGGCAAACTCTCGCTCGAGCACCTGCTCGAGCGCCGCCCCGGCCAGCTCTCCGGCGGTCAGCAGCAGCGCGTTGCGCTCGCCCGTGCCATCGCAACGCGCCCCCAGGTGCTGCTGCTCGACGAGCCGCTGTCCAACCTGGATGCGCGGCTTCGCCTCGAGGCCCGCTCGTTCCTGAAGGAACTGCAGCGCGAACTGGGCGTCACCTCGGTGTTCGTGACCCACGACCAGTCGGAGGCGCTCGCGCTCGCCGACCGGATGGCGGTCATGAAGGAGGGCAAGATCCAGCAGATCGGAACGCCCCGCGAGGTGTTCCACGCGCCGGCCAACACCTTCGTCGCCTCGTTCATCGGGTCGCACCCCATGAACCTCCTCGACGGTGTGGTGGAGAACGGAAGGGTCCGGGTGCTCGGCACCCAACTCGACGTCCAGCCCGACACCGCCCCGCAACTGCGCGAGGGCCAGAAGGTCGTCGTCGGGGCACGCCCCGAGTACATCTCCTGGTCGCCGACGCCGGTCGACGGCGCGGTCGAGGCCGAGGTCAGCACGATCGAGAACCTCGGCGCGTCCGCCCTGCTGACCGCCCGGGTGGGAGACGACCGCCTGCAGGCAGTCGTCGATGAGGAGCCACTGCCCGAGCCAGGACAGCGTGCCTGGTTCTCGATCCCCGTCTCCAAGACGATGGTCTTCGACACCGAGTCCGGCCTGCGAATCGGCGGCGACGAACTGTGA
- a CDS encoding sugar phosphate isomerase/epimerase family protein, with translation MITIANAPVSYGVFGLSRPDLVALPTGDELLALVSEAGYDGVDLGAHGLFGTGEALIGNLNRHGLGLAGGWVDYPFTGSDAEFDAAFKAALPVLDDFALVAAQQQGHGPLPTIADAGDAARKARPGGAPELQLSGAAWDLFVARLERVAAHVRSLGLEPTFHHHAVTYIETPAEIDAFLRDTTMDLTFDTGHLLLGGGDPATDFRRWAERINHLHLKDVNLTVLEQAKGSDDPVRDVWEKRVFVALGEGDLDLDGIVGDITDSGFDGWLVVEQDVVLMQQADVDRAVADQIANRETIRRWFA, from the coding sequence ATGATCACCATCGCCAACGCACCCGTCTCGTACGGAGTCTTCGGACTGTCCAGGCCTGACCTGGTCGCCCTCCCCACCGGGGACGAACTGCTCGCGCTCGTCAGCGAGGCCGGCTACGACGGCGTCGACCTGGGCGCGCACGGCCTGTTCGGCACCGGCGAGGCGCTGATCGGGAACCTGAACCGCCACGGCCTCGGCCTGGCTGGCGGCTGGGTCGACTACCCGTTCACCGGCTCCGACGCCGAGTTCGACGCTGCCTTCAAGGCGGCGCTGCCCGTCCTCGACGACTTCGCGCTGGTCGCCGCGCAGCAGCAGGGCCACGGCCCGCTGCCCACCATCGCCGACGCAGGCGACGCCGCCCGCAAGGCGCGGCCAGGGGGAGCCCCCGAACTCCAACTCTCGGGCGCGGCCTGGGACCTGTTCGTCGCCCGCCTGGAGCGCGTAGCCGCGCACGTCCGATCCCTCGGCCTCGAGCCCACCTTCCACCACCACGCGGTGACCTACATCGAGACCCCCGCCGAGATCGACGCCTTCCTGCGCGACACCACCATGGACCTCACCTTCGACACCGGCCACCTGCTGCTCGGCGGCGGCGACCCGGCCACCGACTTCAGGCGCTGGGCAGAGCGGATCAACCACCTGCACCTCAAGGACGTCAACCTCACCGTCCTCGAGCAGGCGAAGGGCTCCGACGACCCGGTGCGCGATGTCTGGGAGAAGCGCGTCTTCGTGGCGCTCGGCGAGGGCGACCTCGATCTGGACGGCATCGTCGGCGACATCACCGACAGCGGCTTCGACGGCTGGCTGGTCGTCGAGCAGGACGTGGTGCTGATGCAGCAGGCGGACGTGGACCGCGCAGTCGCCGACCAGATCGCCAACCGCGAGACCATCCGGCGGTGGTTCGCGTGA
- a CDS encoding carbohydrate ABC transporter permease, whose protein sequence is MSTNPPSFGRQLRKVLGRTLFIVLLVVIGIFFALPMAWLVVAPFDANPTMAVKWPEWTLGNFQRLAENPYALGSIGNSLIIAIGTMLITVLLATIASYALSRVRIPGRDGLLYGMLLLSSIVTGTAAMVPTFQLMNAINLINTHTGVMLVLAGGLLPTVVFILKDFMDSVPKSYEESARLYGAKPYQILSHVVVPVARPGIAFVAIWTIVQVWGNFLVPFLLLRDPTTQPAAVMMYTFYTESGQADLRLISAFSLIFALPVILIYFFVNRKFGFRFYGGIKS, encoded by the coding sequence GTGAGCACGAACCCTCCGAGCTTCGGCCGCCAACTGCGCAAGGTGCTCGGCCGCACCCTCTTCATCGTCCTGCTTGTCGTGATCGGCATCTTCTTCGCGCTGCCGATGGCCTGGCTCGTGGTCGCCCCGTTCGACGCGAACCCGACGATGGCCGTCAAGTGGCCCGAGTGGACGCTCGGCAACTTCCAGCGCCTCGCCGAGAACCCCTACGCGCTCGGCTCCATCGGCAACTCGCTGATCATCGCGATCGGCACCATGCTGATCACGGTGCTCCTCGCGACGATAGCCAGCTACGCGCTGTCCCGCGTCCGGATCCCCGGCCGCGACGGGCTGCTCTACGGCATGCTGCTGCTCAGCTCCATCGTGACCGGCACCGCGGCCATGGTGCCGACGTTCCAGTTGATGAACGCCATCAACCTCATCAACACCCACACGGGCGTCATGCTGGTGCTGGCGGGCGGCCTGCTCCCGACCGTCGTGTTCATCCTGAAGGACTTCATGGACTCGGTCCCGAAGTCCTATGAGGAGTCGGCAAGGCTCTACGGCGCGAAGCCGTACCAGATCCTGAGCCACGTCGTGGTGCCCGTCGCGCGGCCCGGCATCGCCTTCGTGGCGATCTGGACCATCGTGCAGGTGTGGGGCAACTTCCTGGTGCCCTTCCTGCTGCTTCGCGACCCGACCACGCAGCCTGCCGCGGTCATGATGTACACGTTCTACACGGAGTCCGGCCAAGCCGACCTGCGACTGATCTCCGCGTTCTCGCTGATCTTCGCGCTACCCGTCATCCTCATCTACTTCTTCGTCAACCGTAAGTTCGGATTCCGCTTCTACGGAGGTATCAAGTCATGA
- a CDS encoding GNAT family N-acetyltransferase, translating to MGGTTMTVSISQAYSGDVHECALLLSRALGEDDVLKAIIRGENRISRLIEFYSALLRSGPLQHGTVDIARVDGGAIAGVAIWKAPHPPESHPIQRFREAMAVGWRHLADVRALDHEFDAHRPEEPHWYLTDIAVAPGHQGLGIGSALLSDRLTKIDAGRSPAYLEATTEASRRLYERHGFRFVDTINPAGPSAFAMLRQASALSPEPLVDEER from the coding sequence ATGGGGGGCACCACGATGACCGTATCCATCTCGCAGGCCTATTCCGGCGACGTGCACGAGTGCGCACTACTCCTCAGCCGGGCGCTCGGCGAGGACGACGTGCTGAAGGCGATCATCCGCGGCGAGAACCGCATCTCGCGCCTCATCGAGTTCTACTCGGCCCTGCTGCGCTCCGGGCCGCTCCAACACGGCACGGTCGACATCGCGCGCGTCGACGGCGGTGCCATCGCGGGGGTCGCCATCTGGAAGGCGCCGCACCCACCCGAGAGCCACCCCATCCAGCGCTTCCGCGAGGCGATGGCCGTCGGTTGGCGACACCTGGCCGACGTCAGGGCGCTCGACCACGAGTTCGACGCGCACCGTCCCGAGGAGCCTCACTGGTACCTCACCGATATCGCCGTCGCCCCCGGCCATCAGGGGCTCGGCATCGGATCGGCCCTGCTGAGCGACAGGCTCACCAAGATCGACGCGGGCAGGTCGCCGGCCTACCTGGAGGCGACCACCGAGGCGAGCCGCAGGCTGTACGAGCGCCACGGCTTCCGCTTCGTCGACACCATCAACCCCGCCGGGCCTTCGGCGTTCGCGATGCTGCGCCAGGCGAGCGCGCTGTCCCCCGAGCCGCTGGTTGACGAGGAGCGATGA
- a CDS encoding GNAT family N-acetyltransferase — protein MSGFQIRRAADHELERVVRLRWLWTRERGQDAGDEQRHMRAAAAWAREHRETHLPHIAVDTDDTVIGMAWLALTPRVATTTSLTRVSGDLQSCYVLPHWRGKGVGGALVRSVLDTARAVGLSTSRCTPPTTAPSSTLATGSSSTHFCSGPT, from the coding sequence ATGTCCGGGTTCCAGATCAGACGCGCCGCCGACCATGAACTTGAGCGGGTCGTGAGGCTGCGCTGGCTCTGGACCCGCGAGCGCGGCCAGGACGCGGGCGACGAGCAGCGCCACATGCGCGCGGCGGCCGCCTGGGCGCGTGAGCATCGCGAGACCCACCTACCGCACATCGCCGTCGACACCGACGACACCGTCATCGGGATGGCATGGCTGGCGCTCACGCCGCGGGTCGCGACCACCACCAGCCTGACCCGCGTCTCAGGCGACCTGCAGTCGTGTTACGTGCTCCCCCACTGGCGTGGGAAGGGCGTCGGAGGCGCGCTGGTGCGGTCGGTACTCGACACCGCCCGCGCCGTCGGGCTGAGCACGTCACGGTGCACGCCACCGACGACGGCGCCCAGCTCTACGCTCGCAACGGGTTCGTCGAGCACCCACTTCTGCTCTGGTCCGACCTGA
- a CDS encoding carbohydrate ABC transporter permease: MSTSTAPASGTRRSRRRAEDVAGLGTKRALVFVTPALLVIALFLLFPALWTIYLGMTNFRLTGLAAANTEFVGLDNYAQALGDKSFWNSLWLTVIFVGFSGVLGQTLLGFTLAWSTRRIVGWARTLLESVVLAAWVIPGSVHAFLWIALLDRRGGTLNALLGTDGKAWLIEHPMTIIVIFNIWVGTAFSMQLFSSALSAVPPSQMESARMAGASGWEQLRDVVLPNIRGHVLTNTLMITLWTFNTFTPYLLTAGGPNGKTEILSVYIYKTAIPGGQLGFGAALSMIMLLINLGIALLYMRIGRSKK, encoded by the coding sequence GTGAGCACCTCCACCGCACCGGCGTCGGGAACCAGGCGTTCCCGGCGTCGGGCGGAGGACGTGGCCGGCCTGGGCACGAAGCGCGCGCTCGTCTTCGTGACCCCGGCCCTCCTCGTCATCGCCTTGTTCCTGCTCTTCCCCGCGCTCTGGACGATCTACCTCGGGATGACCAACTTCCGGTTGACCGGCCTCGCCGCCGCGAACACCGAGTTCGTCGGCCTCGACAACTACGCCCAGGCCCTCGGCGACAAGAGCTTCTGGAACTCGCTCTGGCTGACCGTGATCTTCGTCGGATTCTCCGGCGTCCTCGGCCAGACGCTGCTCGGCTTCACGCTTGCCTGGTCCACCCGCCGCATCGTCGGTTGGGCCCGCACGCTGCTGGAGTCCGTCGTCCTCGCCGCCTGGGTCATCCCCGGCTCAGTGCACGCGTTCCTCTGGATCGCGCTGCTCGACCGCCGCGGCGGCACCCTCAACGCCCTGCTCGGCACCGACGGCAAGGCGTGGCTCATCGAACACCCGATGACCATCATCGTCATCTTCAACATCTGGGTAGGCACCGCCTTCTCGATGCAACTGTTCTCCTCCGCGCTGTCGGCGGTCCCGCCGTCGCAGATGGAGAGCGCCCGGATGGCAGGCGCCTCGGGATGGGAGCAGTTGCGTGACGTCGTGCTGCCCAACATCCGCGGCCACGTGCTGACCAACACCCTGATGATCACCCTGTGGACGTTCAACACGTTCACGCCCTACCTGCTCACGGCGGGCGGCCCCAATGGCAAGACCGAGATCCTGTCGGTCTACATCTACAAGACGGCGATCCCGGGTGGCCAGCTCGGCTTCGGCGCCGCCCTGTCGATGATCATGCTGCTGATCAACCTGGGCATCGCCCTGCTGTACATGCGCATCGGAAGGAGCAAGAAGTGA
- a CDS encoding glycoside hydrolase family 38 C-terminal domain-containing protein, whose translation MWIVPHTHWDREWYEPHDVFRARLVAMLDGLLSLLEREPGYKFTLDGQSAAIDDYLEIRPEEADRVRAAVARGQLALGPFQILLDEFCCDGEAIVRNLEHGIASARRLGREMRVGYLPDMFGHAAQTPQILRGFGIADASLWRGVPASVDKHAFSWEGLDGSAVRVEYLWDGYGSALKLFEPLEKLPELIDAYLDENASWFDGEAVAGWYGTDHMAPRADLVQILRGYGGDVELRIGTVDEVIASRDHSPEALAKLPVVRGELRSHARGNLLPGIFSIRTNLKAAMAAAERGMATAERLDAWVGGVSRTAFFERGWGLIVESTAHDSVTGCGVDSTADEVESRLRVAAQTADGVIDITAPGLASHAPVGSVAAFNQSGFPRQVQAELVVEGAPSSPSVQLLEELPTVIGDETIASRDLPKVVRRIHGQELFGKHIRSWSWEGDDLEFVVADITDGDFDLADFVAVLNDKMSSSDEDHPFRVVTRVPATSRVLVARPAAGMSAVALGPDSAVAPKAPVVVSAGRLSNGLVEAVVAEAGTVTVTDLRTGVTLPDALRLVDDGDRGDSYNYGPVDGPVDAPASVEITVAEEGPLRGRIVIRRTYPLPVEVDASDRSRRSAVTREQVVDTLVELRAGEPFLRVTVSLTNQVGDHRLRVMVPTLRQGVTESASAGQYGLTVRGRTAEGGWGEFPLPTFPATRFVTAGEVGVLVDKLVEYEVVDGEGTDDIALTVLRSVGMMSVNVHPLRDEPAGSQFPVPGAQYLGRHVECSFAIDLDPDRLVEHSDVFRLDPVTVPGRGGEPTEPAVAFETTGQVALESLRRVRGGVEARLVNYSPVARPLAVAAEGTWVVTDLTGAVVSGPVDLATLEVGAGQIVTLRRES comes from the coding sequence ATGTGGATCGTCCCTCACACCCACTGGGACCGTGAATGGTACGAACCCCACGACGTCTTCCGGGCCCGCCTCGTCGCAATGCTCGACGGCCTGCTGTCCCTGCTCGAGCGTGAACCCGGCTACAAGTTCACGCTCGACGGGCAGAGCGCCGCCATCGACGACTACCTGGAGATCCGTCCTGAGGAGGCCGACCGGGTGCGCGCGGCCGTCGCTCGCGGGCAGCTCGCCCTCGGCCCGTTCCAGATCCTGCTCGACGAGTTCTGCTGCGACGGCGAGGCCATCGTCCGCAACCTCGAACACGGGATCGCCTCGGCCCGTCGGCTCGGCCGCGAGATGCGCGTCGGCTACCTGCCCGACATGTTCGGCCACGCGGCCCAGACCCCGCAGATCCTGCGCGGCTTCGGCATCGCCGACGCGTCGCTCTGGCGCGGTGTCCCCGCATCCGTCGACAAGCACGCCTTCTCGTGGGAGGGCCTGGACGGCAGCGCCGTGCGGGTCGAGTACCTGTGGGACGGCTACGGCAGCGCGCTGAAGCTGTTCGAGCCCCTCGAGAAGCTCCCGGAGTTGATCGACGCCTACCTCGACGAGAACGCGTCCTGGTTCGACGGTGAGGCCGTCGCAGGCTGGTACGGCACCGATCACATGGCGCCACGGGCCGACCTGGTGCAGATCCTGCGCGGCTACGGGGGCGACGTCGAACTGAGGATCGGCACCGTCGACGAGGTGATCGCCTCGCGGGACCACTCCCCCGAGGCCCTCGCCAAGCTTCCGGTGGTGCGCGGCGAACTGCGCTCGCACGCCCGCGGCAACCTGCTGCCCGGCATCTTCTCCATCCGCACCAACCTCAAGGCCGCGATGGCCGCCGCCGAGCGGGGCATGGCCACGGCCGAACGCCTCGACGCATGGGTCGGCGGGGTGTCCCGGACCGCCTTCTTCGAGCGCGGCTGGGGCCTCATCGTCGAATCGACGGCGCACGACTCGGTGACGGGCTGCGGCGTCGACTCCACCGCTGACGAGGTCGAGTCGCGGCTCCGGGTCGCGGCCCAGACCGCCGACGGCGTCATCGACATCACCGCCCCGGGGCTGGCCAGCCACGCCCCGGTCGGCTCGGTCGCGGCGTTCAACCAGAGCGGCTTCCCGCGCCAGGTGCAGGCCGAACTGGTCGTCGAGGGCGCCCCGTCGTCCCCGTCCGTCCAGCTCCTCGAAGAACTGCCGACCGTGATCGGCGACGAGACCATCGCGTCGCGGGACCTGCCGAAGGTGGTGCGCCGGATCCACGGCCAGGAACTGTTCGGCAAGCACATCCGCTCCTGGTCCTGGGAGGGCGACGACCTGGAGTTTGTGGTGGCCGACATCACCGACGGCGACTTCGACCTCGCCGATTTCGTGGCGGTGCTCAACGACAAGATGTCCTCCTCCGACGAGGACCACCCGTTCCGCGTCGTGACCCGGGTTCCGGCGACCAGCCGGGTGCTGGTCGCCCGGCCCGCTGCGGGCATGTCCGCCGTCGCGCTGGGCCCCGACTCCGCGGTCGCGCCCAAGGCGCCCGTCGTGGTCTCGGCAGGCCGGCTGTCCAACGGCCTCGTCGAGGCCGTCGTCGCAGAGGCGGGCACCGTCACCGTCACGGATCTGCGCACCGGGGTCACGCTCCCCGACGCGCTCCGACTCGTCGACGACGGCGACCGCGGCGACTCGTACAACTACGGCCCGGTCGACGGCCCCGTCGACGCGCCCGCTTCGGTCGAGATCACCGTCGCGGAGGAAGGGCCGCTGCGCGGACGGATCGTCATCCGGCGCACCTACCCGCTGCCCGTGGAGGTCGACGCGTCCGACCGGTCGCGCCGCTCCGCGGTGACCCGCGAGCAGGTCGTCGACACGCTCGTCGAGCTGCGCGCGGGCGAGCCGTTCCTGCGCGTCACCGTCTCGCTCACCAACCAGGTCGGCGACCACCGGCTGCGCGTCATGGTGCCGACGCTGCGACAGGGCGTCACCGAGTCGGCGTCGGCCGGCCAGTACGGGCTGACGGTGCGCGGCCGCACCGCGGAGGGAGGCTGGGGCGAGTTCCCGCTGCCGACCTTCCCAGCGACCCGGTTCGTCACCGCGGGTGAGGTCGGCGTCCTCGTCGACAAGCTCGTCGAGTACGAGGTGGTCGACGGTGAGGGCACCGACGACATCGCTCTGACGGTGCTGCGCAGCGTCGGGATGATGAGCGTCAACGTGCACCCGCTGCGCGACGAGCCTGCAGGCTCGCAGTTCCCCGTCCCCGGTGCGCAATACCTGGGTAGGCACGTGGAGTGCTCGTTCGCGATCGACCTCGATCCCGATCGCCTGGTCGAGCACAGCGACGTCTTCCGCTTGGATCCGGTGACCGTTCCGGGCCGCGGCGGAGAGCCGACCGAGCCGGCGGTGGCGTTCGAGACGACCGGTCAGGTCGCGCTCGAGTCGCTGCGCCGGGTCCGCGGGGGCGTCGAGGCACGGCTGGTCAACTACTCCCCGGTCGCCCGGCCGCTGGCCGTCGCCGCCGAGGGCACCTGGGTCGTCACCGACCTGACGGGCGCGGTCGTCTCGGGTCCGGTCGACCTGGCAACGCTCGAGGTCGGCGCGGGGCAGATCGTCACGCTACGGAGGGAGTCCTGA